From a single Centropristis striata isolate RG_2023a ecotype Rhode Island chromosome 14, C.striata_1.0, whole genome shotgun sequence genomic region:
- the LOC131985062 gene encoding H-2 class I histocompatibility antigen, Q10 alpha chain-like isoform X1 has product MLFLAVLVLLGTGLTVNCEKHSLTYIYTAFSKPVELPGIHEFTAMGQMNGRMIDYFDSDHQKKVPKQPWMDKKLDKDYWEKGTQSRQSKQQWFKVNINILKDRMRQNDSDVHVLQWLHGCEADSVPGGGIKFVRGMDRYSYDGNDFLSFDDTNSVWVAPTEAAVPTKRKWDDVQVLKEYTKGYLENECMDWLRKFMSYETEQLMNASPPKVHVFSKNTRVEANLLLTCLATGYYPKDILLQIKRNGRVLKEDDGLFTSGSLPNGDGTFQRRDWVEILRSDLSTYTCDVIHEASNMSVSRVWDHKAPDFPVVPVAIGGVVGALLVVVIVLGVVLAVCYKKGKLGFFPIRGSDPSINSDKTDGSDTPLATVTSSNNNNRNQANPVVVHAIDNNDIKNEEAQPLTGSKGSLDSDGSGGSGDSGVSSDGDKKNEPENQKLLKDKPEEV; this is encoded by the exons ATGCTTTTCCTCGCAGTGCTTGTCCTCCTGGGGACAGGACTGACGGTAAACTGCG AGAAACATTCCCTCACCTACATCTACACGGCCTTCTCCAAACCAGTCGAACTCCCGGGCATCCATGAGTTCACAGCCATGGGTCAGATGAACGGCAGGATGATCGACTACTTCGACAGTGATCACCAGAAGAAAGTTCCCAAACAGCCCTGGATGGATAAGAAACTGGACAAAGACTACTGGGAGAAAGGAACACAGTCCCGTCAGAGCAAGCAGCAGTGGTTCAAAGTCAACATCAACATCCTGAAGGACAGGATGAGACAGAATGACTCCG ATGTCCATGTTCTCCAGTGGCTGCACGGCTGTGAAGCTGACTCAGTGCCTGGCGGTGGTATTAAGTTTGTCCGTGGCATGGACAGATACAGCTATGATGGAAACGACTTCCTGTCCTTCGATGACACCAACTCAGTCTGGGTCGCCCCGACTGAAGCAGCGGTCCCAACCAAGAGAAAGTGGGATGATGTCCAGGTCCTGAAAGAATACACCAAAGGCTACCTGGAGAACGAGTGCATGGATTGGCTGCGCAAGTTCATGAgttatgaaacagagcagctaaTGAATGCCT ctcctccaaaGGTGCACGTGTTTTCAAAGAACACCAGAGTTGAGGCAAACCTCCTTTTGACGTGCCTGGCCACAGGTTACTACCCAAAAGACATCCTCCTACAGATCAAGAGAAATGGCCGCgttctgaaagaagacgacgGATTGTTTACCTCGGGCTCTCTACCAAATGGAGACGGCACCTTCCAGAGGAGAGACTGGGTGGAGATTTTAAGGAGCGACCTGTCTACATACACCTGTGATGTGATACATGAGGCATCCAATATGAGCGTTTCGAGGGTTTGGG aTCATAAAGCTCCAGACTTCCCTGTCGTTCCTGTCGCCATTGGTGGAGTAGTTGGAGCCCTGCTTGTGGTTGTGATCGTGCTCGGTGTAGTGCTGGCTGTCTGCTATAAGAAAGGCAAAC tggGATTCTTTCCCATACGAG GCTCAGATCCTTCCATCAACAGCGATAAAACTGATGGCTCTG ATACACCACTTGCCACTGTAACTTCCTCAA acaacaacaacaggaacCAAGCCAACCCAGTGGTGGTACATGCCATTG acAACAATGATATCAAGAATGAAGAAGCGCAACCTCTCACTG gGTCCAAAGGATCTCTTGACAGCGACGGCTCTGGTGGCTCCGGTGACTCTGGAGTCTCTT CTGATGGCGACAAAAAAAACGAGCCCGAGAATCAAAAGCTGTTGAAGGATAAACCGGAGGAAGTCTGA
- the LOC131985062 gene encoding H-2 class I histocompatibility antigen, Q10 alpha chain-like isoform X2: protein MLFLAVLVLLGTGLTVNCEKHSLTYIYTAFSKPVELPGIHEFTAMGQMNGRMIDYFDSDHQKKVPKQPWMDKKLDKDYWEKGTQSRQSKQQWFKVNINILKDRMRQNDSDVHVLQWLHGCEADSVPGGGIKFVRGMDRYSYDGNDFLSFDDTNSVWVAPTEAAVPTKRKWDDVQVLKEYTKGYLENECMDWLRKFMSYETEQLMNASPPKVHVFSKNTRVEANLLLTCLATGYYPKDILLQIKRNGRVLKEDDGLFTSGSLPNGDGTFQRRDWVEILRSDLSTYTCDVIHEASNMSVSRVWDHKAPDFPVVPVAIGGVVGALLVVVIVLGVVLAVCYKKGKLGFFPIRGSDPSINSDKTDGSDTPLATVTSSNNRNQANPVVVHAIDNNDIKNEEAQPLTGSKGSLDSDGSGGSGDSGVSSDGDKKNEPENQKLLKDKPEEV from the exons ATGCTTTTCCTCGCAGTGCTTGTCCTCCTGGGGACAGGACTGACGGTAAACTGCG AGAAACATTCCCTCACCTACATCTACACGGCCTTCTCCAAACCAGTCGAACTCCCGGGCATCCATGAGTTCACAGCCATGGGTCAGATGAACGGCAGGATGATCGACTACTTCGACAGTGATCACCAGAAGAAAGTTCCCAAACAGCCCTGGATGGATAAGAAACTGGACAAAGACTACTGGGAGAAAGGAACACAGTCCCGTCAGAGCAAGCAGCAGTGGTTCAAAGTCAACATCAACATCCTGAAGGACAGGATGAGACAGAATGACTCCG ATGTCCATGTTCTCCAGTGGCTGCACGGCTGTGAAGCTGACTCAGTGCCTGGCGGTGGTATTAAGTTTGTCCGTGGCATGGACAGATACAGCTATGATGGAAACGACTTCCTGTCCTTCGATGACACCAACTCAGTCTGGGTCGCCCCGACTGAAGCAGCGGTCCCAACCAAGAGAAAGTGGGATGATGTCCAGGTCCTGAAAGAATACACCAAAGGCTACCTGGAGAACGAGTGCATGGATTGGCTGCGCAAGTTCATGAgttatgaaacagagcagctaaTGAATGCCT ctcctccaaaGGTGCACGTGTTTTCAAAGAACACCAGAGTTGAGGCAAACCTCCTTTTGACGTGCCTGGCCACAGGTTACTACCCAAAAGACATCCTCCTACAGATCAAGAGAAATGGCCGCgttctgaaagaagacgacgGATTGTTTACCTCGGGCTCTCTACCAAATGGAGACGGCACCTTCCAGAGGAGAGACTGGGTGGAGATTTTAAGGAGCGACCTGTCTACATACACCTGTGATGTGATACATGAGGCATCCAATATGAGCGTTTCGAGGGTTTGGG aTCATAAAGCTCCAGACTTCCCTGTCGTTCCTGTCGCCATTGGTGGAGTAGTTGGAGCCCTGCTTGTGGTTGTGATCGTGCTCGGTGTAGTGCTGGCTGTCTGCTATAAGAAAGGCAAAC tggGATTCTTTCCCATACGAG GCTCAGATCCTTCCATCAACAGCGATAAAACTGATGGCTCTG ATACACCACTTGCCACTGTAACTTCCTCAA acaacaggaacCAAGCCAACCCAGTGGTGGTACATGCCATTG acAACAATGATATCAAGAATGAAGAAGCGCAACCTCTCACTG gGTCCAAAGGATCTCTTGACAGCGACGGCTCTGGTGGCTCCGGTGACTCTGGAGTCTCTT CTGATGGCGACAAAAAAAACGAGCCCGAGAATCAAAAGCTGTTGAAGGATAAACCGGAGGAAGTCTGA
- the qrfp gene encoding uncharacterized protein qrfp yields the protein MRLCFPLGASRLLLLSLALLCSAPRSVTSSPRAPAAPPPSLESALLLLQAALGGPRAERLVRPAHWPEDPRLKPWAEEEEEEEEEMEEETPWEEEEVLLRAQRGDLGARLLSPFPGGFSLESMSYQDGGDVEDGGKRNEALTSIAGGLQAVSREKGGFGFRFGRKRWTGRGWRD from the coding sequence ATGAGACTTTGTTTTCCTCTCGGTGCCTccaggctcctcctcctctccctcgccCTCCTCTGCTCCGCCCCTCGCTCCGTCACCTCCTCCCCCCGCGCCCCCGCCGCCCCTCCGCCCTCGCTGGAGTCGgccctgctgctcctccaggcGGCCCTGGGGGGCCCGAGGGCCGAGCGGCTGGTCCGGCCGGCCCACTGGCCCGAAGACCCCCGGCTGAAGCCCtgggcggaggaggaggaggaggaggaggaggagatggaggaggagactccctgggaggaggaggaggtgctgctgAGGGCCCAGAGAGGAGACCTGGGGGCCCGGCTGCTGTCCCCCTTCCCCGGGGGCTTCTCCCTGGAGAGCATGAGCTATCAGGACGGAGGAGACGTGGAGGACGGAGGCAAGAGGAACGAGGCTCTGACCTCCATCGCTGGAGGCCTCCAGGCCGTCAGCAGGGAGAAAGGAGGCTTCGGCTTCCGCTTCGGGAGGAAAAGATGGACTGGACGGGGATGGAGGGAttag